From the Fundulus heteroclitus isolate FHET01 unplaced genomic scaffold, MU-UCD_Fhet_4.1 scaffold_390, whole genome shotgun sequence genome, the window GTAGAATTTAAACGATGGGTCCGGTGTGTCCTTCACTGCTAATCCTATCCTATAATTCATTGTAGGTTGTAGAGAAcgttttatccagaaacagcaaTGGTGACGGGGActgaaaagctgtgaataaagttgaCTATATTACGTTTTTTATGgcataaaagtaaattttttaaagtttttaggCGAGAAGTTAGCTTTCTAAAACCTGAATATGTGCCAGGGTAGTTGGCACATCGCTTGAATTACAAAAATGCTCAAGAGTGATCGGACTGCAGCCAGATCCTGTTGTCAGTTTACAGCCACTGGGCAGCCGAGGCTCACCACGCCGAGAGAGAAGAGCTTTCTACCGACACACTGCTTTCAGACATGTACTGGCTTTACACTATAAGGAATAAGATATCTAATCTTATCTATCTTCATTACAAGATATCTAATGTCAATGTTTGGTTTGTTCATTATTGTTCGCTACAAGTAAACCGATTTAAGCCTTGCTCCGAAAGTTATACGGTTCGGGCTTGgcttggaaaatgttttaataatgtcGAAAAATGGTATTTGTCATCgattaattttgtttaatggtatatttcaatataaaattAAGCGACGAAGGCTATCCAAATTCTCAAATCCTTCAAAGACTCCTTCTAATGCGGTCGACAAACGTGTCCTTCTTTTGTAGAATTTAAACGATGGGTCCGGAGTGTCCTTCACTGCTAATCCTATCCTATAATTCATTGTAGGTTGTAGAGAAcgttttatccagaaacagcaaTGGTGACGGGGActgaaaagctgtgaataaagttgaCTATATTACGTTTTTTTATGgcataaaagtaaattttaaaaagtttttaggcGAGAAGTTGGCTTTCTAAAACCGGAATATGTGCTCGGTTAGTTGGCACATCGCTTGAATTAAAAAAACCGCGTGATCGGACTGCAGCCAGATCCTGTTGTCAGCTTACAGCCACTGGGCAGCCGAGGCTCACCACGCCGAGAGAGAAGAGCTTTCTACCGACACACTGCTTTCAGACATGTGCTAGCTTTACACTATAAGGAATAAGATATCTAATCTTATCTATCTTCATTACAAGATATATAATGTCAATGTTCggtttattcattattatttgcTACAATAAACTGATTTAAACCTTCCTCCCAAAGTTATAGGGTTAGTGCTTAGCTtggaattaattaatttgtattaatttattattattgatttgGAAAAAGGGTATTTGTCAtcaattagttttgttttgtggtatattttaatatgaaattaaacatttggctGATTAATAAATTAGGATATTATAACAGTTGatgaaacaacattttaaataaaagatttgtGGCCATAATGAATATATAAATGGGAAAGTAAAAAATATGTGCAGTCATGTACAGTGGAGACAACAGGATTAACGTTTTGCTCCAATATTCTCTTCTGGCGGCTCATGAAGGACCCAGCCCAAGCAGACCAGGTCCTttgaaggatgcagcccctgaattcagacatatatatactgtatatatatatatatatatatatatatatatatatatatatatatatatatatatatatatatatatatatatatatatatatatatatatatatatatatatatatactgtatatatatactgtatttatATGTGATTAtagatctaaaataaagtgataaaaCAACAGCACAACACACCCATCCATTCTGAATCCCTAGCATATGGGCATAAAACTATCATGGTGGCCAATGGAGGAACCAGACATTTAGATGCCCCACATGCTActaaacacaacaacacaaaatactAACCCTGGCTCATCATCTGGCATGTGGGGCCTGCAGATGTATGGTTCCAGCATTAGTAACCATGACAGCTGTAAGCACCACATGCCAGGCAATAACACAAAAAGCTCAACTAGGGGCATTACCTGGCATGTGGGGAATACAGATATAATGGTAGTAAATGGAGGAACCAGACATCTGTATTTCCCACATGACCTGCAGAGGCACTAAACACCAACCCATTCTCATTGCCTGGCATGCAGGGTTTGAAGCTCTTATTCTAAAACTCACCCAGTTTCATTGCCTGGCCTATGGGGTGTACTCATGTCTGGAGCCAACACTGAGGCACAATAACATCTGTACACCCCATATGCCAGGCCACAGCAAGACACGCCCACCCAGGCTCAAACATtgtaacacaataacacacatacCAAGCAACAGCGAAAACATTCACCCAGGCTCATTGTCTGACACGTGGAGCATTTAGCTGTGTGGTTCTAGTATTAGTGACCATGACAACTGTAAGCCCCACATGCAAGACAACAGCACAAAACACCCATCCAGGCTCAATCCTTAGTATGTGGGCATAAAAATATGATGGTGGCCAACGGAGGAACCAGACATTTAGATGCCCCACATGCTActaaacacaacaacacaaaataccAAACCTGACCAACACTCATCATCTGGCATGTGGGGCCTGCAGATGTATGGTTCCAGCATTAGTAACCATGACAGCTGTAAGCACCACATGCCAGGCAATAACACAAAAAGCTCAACTAGGGGCATTACCTGGCATGTGGGGAATACAGATATAATGGTAGTAAATGGAGGAACCAGACATCTGTATTTCCCACATGACCTGCAAAGGCACTAAATACCAACCCATTCTCATTGCCTGGCATGTAGGGTTTGAAGTTCTTATTCTAAAATTAGTTCCCATGACAGCTAAAAACCCTAAACACCAAGCAATTGTCAGAAATGCCCCTACAAGGCTATTGCCTGTTATATAAGGTTTAAAGATGTCTGATTCCAATAttaatgtcatgttttgttggtgtttgtattttgattttctttgtcTTCGTTTGATAATTATTTAATGCTAGGTCTAGCCTTAtctggttctgttctctctTCATTATTGTATGCAAGGTGTTGCCATATATGTGCTTTTATTACGCTATTTATTGTGTAGTGTATTCCTTTAGTTCattcttttgtgttcttttgtaaTCCTTTGACATGTATGTTGTTTCTTACTAGATCCTCGTTTGACATTTTCCTCAGGATTTCTTGTTCAGCTCCATTCAGGATTATTTACCCTTTTCCGTCCTCTTCACCATTCTTTTACTTTGTCTCAGCCACTTTACACATCCCCTGAATGTTCAGCATTTTCTCTccttcagctgcagctcatctaTCCTTATCAGTCCTTCTATTTTGCCTGTCatgtctcctctcttcctcaGAGTATACTTACCGCTTTCTTTTGCACTCCAAGTGATCCTACTGTAAATATGCCTGTTTCCTTGTTTCTGTCCAGTCCTTTGTAAAAGCTCTGTTCTCCTTCTGCCAGATTGGaagtttatgtatttttacaattttcatcAAAACCACTTCAACACAACGCTCCTCCCAAGTACCTGTCAGCAAGTTGGTCCAGCTTTTCCTCCTCTCACGACGACACAGGAATCAAGTCAGAACTTGGATCAAGCAGACAGAAGCTTCAAGAAGTCCAACATCAGTATGGATATTGATGAGCAGCTCCTCAAAGGTCTTAGTTCACTATTTGAGATTAGATGTGGCTATTCATTCTGAGTTGTCTGGGTGAATGGATATCTTTCCTTCCTGCTGCTGAGAATCTGTCCAGTGCTTCTCTACCTGCTGCCTAGGGTCTGTCTAATGTCTCTGCTTTCAGGGGTCCAGTTGACGCCTGCCGCTGCTTCATCCTCGCACCACAAACACCGTTGACACCATAAGACATTCATGGTGAGGAGGATCAAATGGTCTGGAACTTTCCTTTCTGACCGTCCATATCAGCAGAGCTGTCCATGCTCTGCCAAGTTCTCTGCTTTTGATCAGACCCATTGATCTACTGCATGAGAGCCCAAGACTTCGTGTCGCTTCATAGTGTCAACTTATCGTCACCCCAGACTCCACTCCTCAGTGCTCCAGAGTTCATTCATTGTCGCCTCAGAGCCCAACAATCTAGACACAATCTGCACTCCTGGCTCAGTCATGATCTTCGTCTTTACCGTCTACCTTCATGGCTCAGTCATCATCATCTTTACCGTCTACCTTCATGGCtcagtcatcatcatcatcttccttGCCATGTTCTTCGTCTTCTTTGCCATCTATACTCCTTGCTCAGTCACGGTCTTTGCCTTCCACAGTCCTAACTCTGCCATCTTTGTTACCTTCTAAACTCACGGTCATTCCATGTTGATCACTGCCATCCATATATCTGGACCTGTCATCACCATCAACATTCCCAGGTCGGTCCCCCCCAGGTCTGTACCTCTTGTTAAATCTTCATCTTCACACCAGCGTTCTTTTCCTGATCTAAGTTCTTCAAGGGGTAACCGCTTTGTTGTACTGATTAAAAGTTCTCAGACGAGGGTGTCCAATTCGGACCACCTCATATCTAGTGCTCTAGCGAAGGGACTACTGGTTTTCTCCTCCCTCTCCAGGGCTCCATGGAGGAATCTACCAGCTTTCAGGCCATGCTCCATGGCATCGTGGAGGTATCTACAGTCTTCCACCCCACTCTCCATGGCTCCATTGAGGGATCCACCAGCTTCCACGCTGCTATCCAGGGCTGCATCAAGGGATCTCCAGGTCTTCCAGTTGCCCTCCAGAGCTCCACCACGGTGTCCTGTCTGGGGTTCAATCCTCCATAGCCCAGCGTCACATTCCAGTTTCTGTGCCCAGGTTCTAGCCCCCTGACCTTTTTGCTAAGTTGCTCTTTGTTGTTCTGTTCTAGTCCTCCTTCCAAGGTCCCCTCCAATGGCCcagattttattagttttattttcatagacTCACTAAGGGCACCTATGATTTGATCTTatgccgggcatacactgtacgatatattcaatcgtggtactcatatacagctcaaactgtatgaCGAAACAGCAGgctttaaaagttcacagctctcCATCTCTGTTGTTACACTGTGTGGCCCGACGCTCGGATGCGACCTAAATGCCCACACAGTGCGTTCAAAAACCACATGTCGGATttagccccgtagagagatggcgctgcTCGGACTCGTCTACCGGGAATCCAAATGTCagcagtagaagaagaaaaaggcggaagtgtggaagctcactgttaaatatgaggcttacCAGAACGAAACGCGCTACCTTGGCAATTCTACAAGTTACTCCtctgtagtttgactccatgtcacacgtaccgcggTCATGCTTCTCCCgctcctatgttttcgtttgagaaTAGGAAGAAGAATATACCTGTTTGCACGTACGCAGTGCGCGAGGtcgggggaaatcggctcgaAGACGGTCGTAActccgcttcaacagcaggacgcgATCACGATCACTCACAATCACTCACAATcactcacgagggccgactgaatttcaaacatgtttgattttcaactgACCTTCCTATTCCTGATCGGTAGgtggttcaattcaatttaattcaattttatttatataccgccaattcatgaaacatgtcatctcaaggcactttacaaagtcaagtttagtcatattatacatattggtGGAACAATTTCCTATAGTCCCGacgtgggaagaaaaactccccattaacgggaaggaaaacctccagcagaaccgggctcagtatgaacggtcatctgcctcgaccgactgggggttacagaagacagagcagaaacacagcaagagagacaaacaagcacagaagaacacattaatccagtaatctgtcATATATTAAATGGTAATAGCTGTCCAAagctgtcttccctggataATGTCTtagataacagaacgccagaccagatgtacctactatgaagaaaaaaaagagagagaacaaaaagcagaaatgacgacaagcaatgcataattgaagaacagtagaacttaatagagtgagaaaaatagaccctgatgtcctccagcagcctaagcccaTAGAAGAACAACCCCATAGGTAGGTCAgggcaacataagccactctagttataagctttgtcaaaaaggaaagttttaagattagtcttaaaagtagacagggtgtctgcctcacggacaaaaactgggagttggttccacaggagaggagcctgatagagAGATGTTGAGAGGCTAATCGCCCCTTGGTAGCCCTTGTATACTAAACTacgcaggacgcacgatcaagctgaaactcggcccgatcAAAAGAATTCTCGTACGACTGAAGAATCAGCCCGAAAAgcgcaaaaactcgtacagtgtatgcccggctttgaggtggtggtgggggtaAAGTCATGATTCACTGGTGtgtatgttttagtttttccctTACCTTTTCCTACGTTAAACATGACAATTGGTAACCATGACGATTTTACACCGCATATTTCAGGCAAGGCCACAAAACTGCCTTCCAGGCTCAATGGCAGCATGTGAGGAAATACAGATGTCTGGTTCCAGCATGGGTCAGCTGCAACATCTGTATATCCCACATGCTCACCAATGGTAACAAATAAACTCTCACACAGCCTAAATACGCAGCATGTGGGGCTTACAGATGTCTGGTTCCAGCATTGTTCACCAAGACATCGGTATGCTCCATCAGCTAGGCTAGTGGATCTCTACAAGCCATCCTCACACAAACCCACAACACAAACTCCATCCAACTCCATCAAGTGCTGGTGATGCTGTCTGACGAGCCTGCGAGACAGACTCTGTGTTCACTGaccttcacctgctgctctgaCTGACTGCCAGACGCTCCGGTAGCTGCCTGTGACACCACTGCTTCACTCACCATGCCACCACTCATGCTCTCTGGTGGCCCTTTCTGATGTAGCGGCTTCCTGAAAGTCAACATTTCTGACACCATCATCCATCTGTCTGCCTGTGGATTAAATAATGTCCCATTCAGACCATGTCTACTGGGTGCCGACTTGGTGAAGATTTGGTGGAAATGTTTGGTCAGTGAATGTAGCTGTGTTGATTATTTCCAGACTTCTGGTTGGAAACCTGCCGTGTAGATTTTAGCAGGTAGTGTTTTAACCGGATGACTCCAGGTGGCCCTCAGGCCTTTTTAAAGGGCTTGCAGAGGGCTTTGCCGACAGACGAGAAGAACCTTTTCAGGATGGGTTCCTTGGCtgtcttcaggattttctctTTGCAAACAGCAAGTACAGCCTCCTCTACGTTTGAGTCCTTATGGCCCATTATCAAAAGAAGGTTTGTGTGTGAGCAGCCAGTCTTTTTACAGGAGGCTCTCAAGATGTCAGCGCTGAGCTTATTCAGGCTACTTTGGTTCTTCTTAAAATCTCCTCCCTCCACCTCAGCACAGAGTTTCTCAGACAGCCTCTTGGTGATTTCTTGAAACTTTGTGTATTTGCACCTCATCTTTGATTTAGTAACAGCCTGTATAACCAGTGCATGAACCAGCAGGCTGATGAATGACTGCTGCTCCTCCTTCTCTGAGCCTGAATCCATGGGCAGCGGCTCATCAACCTGTGTGGTAGCCTCTGGTGCCGGCTTAACTTCTCTTTCCTTTCTATTCATTACTTGATGAATCTGCTCCTCTGACACAGATTTTTGAACCTCTGTAACATCCGTCTCCTGCTCTCTCAGTTCCTCTTTAACAGCCAGTAACTCCTCTGGTGAAACTCTCTTGTATCGTCCCTCACTGTATTTTTGAAGGAACCTTTGCATCCTGACTCCAACTCCTctgttctgctgttttgctgtagcTGTAGCAACTCTATCCTTCAAGCCTCCATTTTCACAGATGAATTCGTCCACCATTTTCAACTCTGACTCCTTTTCCTAAGAGATTAAATAATTACCATAATCATTTCGGAAATATTATCAGATATAAATTAATCTTACATCTAAAGTTCTGATTCCTTTCCctaataaactaaaatatttacCTCATTCATCTCTGAAAGCTCCCCACAGAGGAATTCATCCACCATTTTCAACTCTGACTCCTTTTCCTAAGAGATAAAACAATTTACCTCAATCCGTTCAGAAATATTATCAGATATAAATTAATCCACCATCTAAAGCTCTGATTcctttccaaaacaaaaatatttacctCATTCATCTCTGAAAGCTCCTCACAGATGAATTCATCCACCATCTTCAACTCTGACACCATTTcctaagaaataaaacaatttaactaaATGATTTCAGAAATATTATCAGCTATAAATTCATCCACCATCTAAAGCTCTGATTCCATctctttaaagttaaaataatttaccttGTTCATCTCTGCTGGTGCCTCTTCAAGTTCTGGTTCCTTTGGGGTGACCGGTAGCACCTCGTACCGTCCATGGTGGTACCTACTGCAGGACTTCCTGGAGCTCTGAGGACGCTTTTTCTTCTGTGGATTGTGGATGTCTTTGACTTCTCCTAGTTCCTCAGAGATAAATCTGTCCACCATCTTTAACTCCAACATCTTTTTCTAAGAGATACAATTATTTAACTAAATCATTTCAGAAATGTCatcagatataaattcatcCACCATCTAGAGCTCTGATTCCagtcctttaaaaacaaaaataatttacctCATTCATCTCTGCTGGTGCCTCTTCAAGTTCTGCTTCCTTTGGGGTGACCGGTAGCACCTCGTACCGTCCATGGCGGTACCTACTGCAGGACTTCCTAGAGCTCTGAGGACGCTTTTTCTTCTGTGGACTATGGACGTCTTTGACCTCTCCTAGTTCCTCAGAGATAAATCTGTCCACCATCTTTAACTCTGACTCCTTTTCCTAGGAGATTAAATAATTTACCTCAATCAATTCAGAAATATTatcagatataaattcatcCAACATGTAAAGCTCTGATTCCATCtctttaaagttaaattaatttacctcgttcatctctgctgctgcctcttcaagttctggttcctctgggaTTGTCGGTAGCACCTGGTACCGTCCATGGTGGAGAAgctctcctgtctgctgctcCTTGAGGGCATTTTGCTGGCCTTCAGCAGCTTTTCGCAGCAGCCTCTGCTGACGTTCTTCATTTCTCATCTCTAACAGCTCCTTTATCAATGTCACTGCAAGTGGAACCATTGAATCCACCGTGTCCTTCTCAGAGATTTGCAGGACGAAGGAAGCTGCTGGATCATTCATGCAGCAGAGGGAAGATCTCACTTTTCCTTTGACATGTTTAACAAATGACTTGTTAAACTTGTCAAAGTTCTTCGGGGGAGTCGTTCCTTCAACCCAAAGGACGTCTGCAAATGATCTTAGCACTGAGTCGCCCAAAACGGTTTCCACGTCCAAAGATCTGAGGCGTCCTTTGTAGATTTTACGCAGAACGAAGGCGGTACATTTCTCCTCTAGCTTCAACAGCAGCTCCTTTACCTTGGACTTGGTGTCACCATCAAGTTGTCCTGAGGCCAAATCCATGCTCTGCTTCAAGGAGATGGACAAAATGAAATCTTGGATTGTTGGTGTGATCATGTCCACAGTAATAACTGGGACTCTTGGAGCCTTTGAACTGGTGGAGGCGTTCATAGCTTCTCCGTTTGCGCTGGTTCTTAAAGCAAACTCTGGGATTTTCTATCGATGGCAAACTATCACAAACTATCGCTAACTGGTTTTCTCTCACGAAACACGTCTGTCTCTCACAAGGAAAGTatcagaaggaaagaaaatctgCGTTACAGGGTCTACTAAGGCAGAGCAGCTGCTGTGATGTCATAAGCATCAGAGGAGCTGCTGTGATGTCATAAGCATCAAAGAAGCTGCTGTCATCAGAAGTTCCACCAGGAACGCCATCAGCATAGCAACCGTTGCTAGGGCCGTCTCCAGCCTTCCAGTGTGCAGCACAGGGAAAAAGTGTCTAAATTAAaggatttaaagttaaaaaggttCAGGGTTTTAGGATCAGCTGCGGCCCCTGCAGCTCCCCTCAGTAAACATCTCTACTGTCTTCATGTTTTAGCGGGACGGAAAGATTTAACTGCTGCTTTGAGACACAGCAACAGCAGAGCTCCCTCTAAGCTCCGCGCCTGCGCAGTGGCGCAcggcatctggattcagcgcgcacagcaaatctatgctgcgcagtaaataacaTCCAagctgaaaataataataaaccaagttattgtgTAACTTTCAGCAGCTCTGGTGAGACGGTGTTCCACGgcccgctctgtgagcgccaggtgctgatcggagctcACCGCTGATTGGTGGGTGGGGCTGACGtctttatagttgggcaggttgcggtgtgcgtctttgttctgggctccgtttcagaaagaatggccgATCTACGCTgattagaaagctgctgctctgagtagttctacctcactgtgtcatactcagcgtttccgggttcagaacaggtgatatcagtcaggtaactaaacacagcgtccGATCAACCAGGAGGTGAAGGCGAGCAGGAGCATGAAAAAAGTCCTCCTGAACGCAGATAAGGTGATTCAGCATGAAAACGGCAGGAAACAAGAAGCCTGGAAGTGGAATTTCCCACCAGTGGAGTTAGAAACCTTTActgaaggcatatggagaatattaaaccatgaGAAAACGGCAGGAAACAGGTTACTGTATTCTATTCActgttttactgtaattctattacagcttttctgtaattttattGCACCTTTGCTCTAATTATATTAGGTTAATTATATTACAGTTTTATTAGATGAAAtgtttaatgtaataaaattaaagtaGTCCTGTaatagaaatacaataaaataatttggtaTTGCTAgctgatgaaataaaatgtcagtTTGGAACTTTCTGTACCAAACTCTCcaattttatacaaaaaaaatacaaaaacatttttaaaattgttttattgacaatttaaaaccaacaaactgcagcataacaacaaaaacatgtcttacaacaacaacatttactTTTCACAATAACTGATCTCAAAACATTGCGATtgataataaatacataacCCACATGATattatattaaactttttatttttacacatacatttattatattataatataagtGTATATTATCATATACtcttaaatatattatttttacactTACATATGACACTTAGCCTTCACAATAAAAGGTATAAAAGGGTAAACATTTCCAAACTATCAAACAAAGGCACAAGAACAAGGTTTTATAGTCTTTCATGAAACCTTCAGTCAAAATGCTAAATATCTTTATCCTTATAAAGGAAGAAAGGGATCCAACACAGTCAAGCTTTAAAATTGGAGGTTAAAACTTAGTGAAGACCCAAACAAAGCCAACATAAGTATTGAGTAGGGCCTGTTCCTGAACACCACCAGACACCATCAAGGGGTCGATAGAAGATAagcaaaggaaaaatgttttattaacacatgatattttcattaaatgtaACCGCATTAATGTCAGTTTAAGAAAGACAGGATGAGAAGGACAGATTTGGTGGACGGACAATCCTTCTCTGACCTTCCCTTATTGTAGCTGTCTCCCTGTCCTTCTGTTAGAAATGGACAGGATAGACAAGGAAAAAGACAAagtgag encodes:
- the LOC118560156 gene encoding uncharacterized protein LOC118560156, coding for MVSELKMVDEFICEELSEMNEEKESELKMVDEFICENGGLKDRVATATAKQQNRGVGVRMQRFLQKYSEGRYKRVSPEELLAVKEELREQETDVTEVQKSVSEEQIHQVMNRKEREVKPAPEATTQVDEPLPMDSGSEKEEQQSFISLLVHALVIQAVTKSKMRCKYTKFQEITKRLSEKLCAEVEGGDFKKNQSSLNKLSADILRASCKKTGCSHTNLLLIMGHKDSNVEEAVLAVCKEKILKTAKEPILKRFFSSVGKALCKPFKKA
- the LOC118560155 gene encoding uncharacterized protein LOC118560155 — translated: MNASTSSKAPRVPVITVDMITPTIQDFILSISLKQSMDLASGQLDGDTKSKVKELLLKLEEKCTAFVLRKIYKGRLRSLDVETVLGDSVLRSFADVLWVEGTTPPKNFDKFNKSFVKHVKGKVRSSLCCMNDPAASFVLQISEKDTVDSMVPLAVTLIKELLEMRNEERQQRLLRKAAEGQQNALKEQQTGELLHHGRYQVLPTIPEEPELEEAAAEMNEEKESELKMVDRFISEELGEVKDVHSPQKKKRPQSSRKSCSRYRHGRYEVLPVTPKEAELEEAPAEMNEVNYFCF